In Pantoea cypripedii, the DNA window AAACCAAAAATTTAGTCGGATTAAGTTTATCGTGCAAGCCATACATACGGCACACAGTTTCATACCCCGATAATGCCATGTTGTAAACCTTTAGATACTTACCAGAAAGCGCATGCAACTCATCAAACACATCATCGGCAGCTTTATTAGCTTTCGATGATATCCAGTTGTTTGCAGTTTTCACACCCCATAAAGCAGCAACCGCCATAATGGTATTAGCAATAGCTCCTACAACATCAGATGCACTTCCCCATTGAAAACTGCTTAACCAATCCCAGATCTTGCTTATAAGAAGCATATTTCATCCTGCGTCATATCTAATCAAACAACCAACGCCCCGCCTCTGCTGACTCGATCAGCATACGGAGGGTTAGCGGCTTTGGCTCGACTTGCTGGACCTTTTGTGACTTTGGACGCAGAAAATTAGGCAGGATACCTTTTTCATAAGGCCAATATGCAAGGAAGTTAAAATTACTGCTGTCAACATAAAAGCGCTGAAAGTAGTCCTGCATGATTTCGTCGCCTGTCTCTCTCGCCCAGGGATATTTATCGGTATTCAGGCTAGTAT includes these proteins:
- a CDS encoding DUF1493 family protein, with product MSLKIENEIMEWYETNYNTKPLFAKDKPVLTPDTSLNTDKYPWARETGDEIMQDYFQRFYVDSSNFNFLAYWPYEKGILPNFLRPKSQKVQQVEPKPLTLRMLIESAEAGRWLFD